Proteins encoded by one window of Amaranthus tricolor cultivar Red isolate AtriRed21 chromosome 4, ASM2621246v1, whole genome shotgun sequence:
- the LOC130811385 gene encoding uncharacterized protein LOC130811385, which produces MKSPAPLPPRHHHQQQQESNHFLEINLISVQNLKPPSGNIRRLQTYAIVYLDPSSIKLRTRIDKLNAENPNWNDKFIFKVSDEFLSSENSSFMVEIFSVGVLKDNLLGCVRCLLGNFPFPLQTGVHYCVALQIRRPSGRFHGVLNVGVMAIDGLSEVGSTLSGISAIGYREFLGDSVKKNRHRKNHHRRGLSDLSSESESCGGDSVDNSDGTESTASNSSESSGVLKELNGREMAGKGGVILCGLGFQKKLHISTSDALDLENGR; this is translated from the coding sequence ATGAAATCTCCTGCGCCTCTTCCACCACGACATCATCATCAGCAACAACAAGAATCAAACCATTTTCTCGAAATCAACTTAATTTCAGTTCAAAACCTAAAACCACCTTCCGGTAACATACGCCGTCTACAAACCTACGCCATTGTTTACCTTGATCCTTCTTCCATTAAGCTTCGAACTCGAATCGACAAACTCAATGCTGAAAACCCTAATTGGAATgacaaatttattttcaaagtttCGGACGAATTTCTTTCTTCGGAGAATTCGTCTTTTATGGTTGAAATTTTTTCAGTCGGTGTTTTGAAAGATAATCTTCTTGGTTGTGTACGTTGTCTTCTCGGAAACTTCCCATTTCCTCTTCAAACCGGTGTTCATTACTGTGTTGCGCTTCAAATTCGACGACCTTCTGGAAGATTCCATGGAGTTTTGAATGTTGGAGTTATGGCGATTGATGGATTGTCTGAAGTAGGCTCTACACTTTCTGGAATCTCAGCGATTGGTTACCGTGAGTTTTTGGGAGATTCCGTCAAGAAAAATCGTCATCGGAAGAATCATCATCGGCGTGGATTATCTGATTTGAGTTCAGAGAGCGAGTCATGCGGTGGTGACTCAGTGGATAATTCTGATGGTACTGAGTCAACAGCGTCGAACTCGTCCGAGTCGAGTGGTGTTCTGAAAGAGTTGAATGGGAGAGAAATGGCGGGAAAAGGGGGAGTTATTCTCTGTGGTTTAGGGTTTCAGAAGAAGTTACACATCAGTACTTCTGATGCGTTGGATTTAGAGAATGGTAGATAA
- the LOC130811386 gene encoding F-box/kelch-repeat protein At3g61590 — protein MDRDTWVSHYQYGSVINPVNFDSYSEFDDEVSKDVVSVDSALPDDILERILACLPIASIFRAGCVCKRWHEIVTSKRFMWNFTVNVLSHKPWYFMFTNNDECFGYSYDPALKKWYGIDLPYFVTSNWFVASSFGLVCFLNNDSQSDLYVYNPITRSSKKLVEPSGKFSDYSALAISVDKKSHKYNVSIVKSKQVPNNFYQWDLSIHVYNSETMMWVISLTEVLNGWRAGDECVICDGSLYFLLYSTGGGMPDNRHGLIKYNLSSRSSHGLLMRNFIPAPCSLTCGRLMNLKEKLVMVGGIGKQDRSDIIKGIGIWVLNGTEWQEVARMPHKYFQGFGEFDDVFASSGTGDLIYIQSYGAPALLLFDMNQKQWKWSQKCPVTKRFPLQLFTGFCFEPRLEVSA, from the coding sequence ATGGATAGGGATACATGGGTTAGCCATTATCAGTATGGCTCTGTAATCAACCCTGTCAATTTTGATTCTTACTCCGAATTCGATGATGAAGTGAGCAAAGACGTCGTGTCCGTTGACTCGGCTCTCCCGGATGACATATTAGAGAGAATCCTTGCCTGTCTCCCTATCGCGAGCATTTTTAGAGCCGGGTGTGTTTGCAAGCGATGGCACGAAATAGTCACTTCGAAGCGTTTTATGTGGAATTTTACTGTCAATGTTCTATCACATAAGCCCTGGTATTTCATGTTTACCAACAATGATGAGTGTTTCGGGTATTCATATGATCCCGCCCTTAAGAAATGGTATGGCATTGATCTCCCTTACTTTGTTACCTCGAATTGGTTTGTCGCTTCCTCTTTCGGTCTTGTTTGCTTTTTGAACAACGATAGCCAAAGCGATCTCTATGTTTACAATCCGATTACTAGAAGTAGCAAAAAGCTCGTTGAACCTTCCGGTAAATTCTCCGATTACAGTGCTCTTGCAATATCCGTAGACAAGAAGTCTCATAAGTACAATGTGTCCATTGTTAAATCGAAACAAGTCCCGAATAACTTTTATCAATGGGATCTTTCCATTCATGTTTACAACTCTGAGACTATGATGTGGGTGATCTCACTTACGGAAGTGTTGAATGGGTGGAGAGCGGGTGATGAGTGTGTGATATGTGATGGTTCGCTTTACTTCTTGCTTTACTCTACCGGTGGTGGAATGCCCGATAATCGTCATGGCTTGATCAAATACAATCTCTCGAGCCGTTCATCTCATGGGTTACTGATGCGGAATTTCATCCCCGCCCCATGCTCGTTGACATGTGGTCGATTGATGAACCTCAAGGAGAAGTTGGTTATGGTTGGGGGGATCGGAAAACAGGATCGTTCGGACATCATCAAAGGGATCGGCATCTGGGTCTTAAATGGAACTGAATGGCAAGAGGTTGCTCGGATGCCGCATAAGTACTTCCAAGGGTTCGGAGAATTCGATGATGTTTTCGCTAGTAGCGGTACGGGTGATCTGATCTACATTCAGAGCTACGGCGCACCGGCTTTGCTTTTGTTTGACATGAACCAGAAACAATGGAAATGGTCTCAAAAATGCCCAGTTACTAAGAGGTTCCCCCTTCAGCTTTTCACTGGTTTTTGCTTTGAACCTAGGCTTGAAGTTTCTGCTTAA